A region of Streptomyces paludis DNA encodes the following proteins:
- a CDS encoding ATP-binding protein: MNHDGEQRDQYDQYDRSRLHDHCVTFQLPGHPRSVSRARDVLRRDFGLPGEPGDTAALLLSELVTNALRHGSPRGREIAVTLLRVEGLLRLEVEDAGECLPRPRVSEPDDECGRGLALIDALATDWGVAPRSGPGKRVWATLEVAGRGDPGAGAGAGMGAGVGSGVRGCRSCRTLRPEPPDLRDRASQPGR; encoded by the coding sequence ATGAACCACGACGGTGAACAGCGCGACCAGTACGACCAGTACGACCGGAGCCGCCTGCACGACCACTGTGTGACTTTTCAGCTTCCCGGGCACCCCAGAAGCGTCAGCCGCGCGCGGGACGTGCTGCGGCGTGACTTCGGACTGCCCGGTGAACCCGGTGACACCGCCGCGCTTCTGCTGTCGGAACTCGTCACCAACGCCCTGCGCCACGGGAGCCCGCGCGGGCGGGAGATCGCCGTCACCCTGCTCCGGGTCGAAGGGCTGCTCAGGCTGGAGGTCGAGGACGCGGGCGAGTGCCTGCCCCGGCCGCGCGTTTCGGAGCCGGACGACGAGTGCGGGCGCGGGCTCGCGCTGATCGACGCGCTGGCCACCGACTGGGGGGTGGCACCCCGGAGCGGGCCCGGCAAGCGGGTGTGGGCGACGCTCGAAGTGGCGGGGCGGGGGGATCCGGGGGCAGGGGCAGGGGCAGGGATGGGGGCGGGCGTGGGGTCGGGCGTGCGCGGCTGCCGAAGCTGTCGGACGCTGCGCCCCGAGCCGCCCGATCTGCGCGACCGGGCGTCACAGCCAGGTCGTTGA
- a CDS encoding MFS transporter, which translates to MGNSWFVWIVWTVVGLLFAALPLIAWRKLARTREVGAVVGGALFGCASALVAVQHGWLITPRADAHGVYVLGAPLLVVSGVYLERWWKGPGARSGTRRNPDPAEWPHQRNAAIGLLGTQSMLTLWACLLYVLVTGPSVPPAHAVPALPAGLTVLSQQTGCGSGNCYRLVEIGSTTGNGTGTGNGTGLSRDEILRRLDLPHEVCRPNGWLLDRRPLCIGVEDPPAPGLGQPKAQKVRLYVTLSGLLD; encoded by the coding sequence ATGGGGAATTCCTGGTTCGTCTGGATCGTGTGGACCGTCGTCGGGCTGCTCTTCGCCGCCCTCCCGCTGATCGCCTGGCGCAAGCTCGCCCGTACCCGCGAGGTCGGCGCGGTGGTCGGTGGCGCGCTGTTCGGCTGCGCCTCTGCGCTGGTGGCCGTACAGCACGGTTGGCTGATCACGCCCAGGGCGGACGCCCACGGTGTCTATGTCCTCGGCGCGCCCCTGCTCGTGGTGTCCGGGGTGTATCTGGAGCGTTGGTGGAAAGGCCCGGGGGCCCGCTCCGGCACCCGCCGTAACCCCGATCCCGCCGAGTGGCCCCACCAGCGCAACGCCGCCATTGGGCTCCTCGGTACGCAGTCCATGCTCACCCTCTGGGCGTGTCTGCTGTACGTACTCGTGACCGGGCCCTCCGTACCGCCCGCGCACGCCGTCCCGGCGCTGCCGGCCGGTCTGACCGTGCTCTCGCAGCAGACCGGCTGCGGCTCGGGGAACTGCTATCGCCTCGTCGAGATCGGCAGTACGACCGGGAACGGAACCGGAACCGGGAACGGGACCGGGCTTTCCCGCGACGAGATCCTCCGCAGACTCGACCTCCCGCACGAAGTCTGCCGCCCCAACGGCTGGCTGCTGGACCGGCGGCCCCTGTGCATCGGGGTCGAGGACCCGCCGGCCCCGGGACTGGGCCAGCCCAAGGCCCAGAAGGTCCGGCTGTACGTCACCCTCAGCGGCCTGCTGGACTGA
- a CDS encoding ABC transporter substrate-binding protein, protein MLRISTGRGTLGVAVVAVLAVALTACGGSGSDDAGSAKSGASGAGSGAGGGTRTVKTAMGDVEVKDSPQRVVVLDTDSLDSAITLGIAPVGATTVADKAPFAAYLPADKTKDIKPVGVIATPNLEAINALKPDLILSSKVRDEKNYKSLSAIAPTVLTESTGGPWRANFALHADALGKADEAKQVVSDYEAHVKRVTDALGGAAKAQQTKFGFVRFLEGADTRLYLNDTFVGSLFKDLQVGRPANQDKDGFSLDVSPEQIDQAAADVIYYSTYGDVDKAKETSITAGPLWKKIGAVKNDQAFKVDDNLWMLGIGYTGAGQILDTIEQNAKK, encoded by the coding sequence GTGCTCAGAATTTCCACCGGCCGTGGCACCCTGGGCGTTGCCGTCGTCGCCGTGCTCGCCGTCGCTCTCACCGCGTGCGGGGGCAGCGGCAGTGACGACGCGGGTTCGGCCAAGAGCGGGGCTTCCGGCGCGGGTTCCGGTGCGGGGGGTGGGACTCGTACCGTCAAGACGGCCATGGGTGACGTCGAGGTGAAGGACTCCCCTCAGCGCGTCGTCGTGCTCGACACCGACTCGCTCGACTCGGCCATCACCCTGGGGATCGCCCCGGTCGGGGCCACCACCGTGGCCGACAAGGCTCCCTTCGCCGCGTACCTTCCTGCGGACAAGACGAAGGACATCAAGCCGGTCGGGGTCATCGCCACCCCCAACCTCGAAGCCATCAACGCGCTGAAGCCCGACCTGATCCTGAGCAGCAAGGTCCGCGACGAGAAGAACTACAAGTCGCTCTCCGCCATCGCCCCCACCGTCCTCACCGAGTCCACCGGTGGCCCCTGGCGCGCCAACTTCGCCCTGCACGCCGACGCCCTCGGCAAGGCGGACGAGGCGAAGCAGGTCGTCTCCGACTACGAAGCCCACGTCAAGCGCGTGACCGACGCGCTCGGCGGCGCCGCGAAGGCGCAGCAGACGAAGTTCGGCTTCGTACGGTTCCTGGAAGGCGCCGACACCCGCCTGTACTTGAACGACACCTTTGTCGGTTCCCTCTTCAAGGACCTCCAGGTCGGCCGGCCCGCCAATCAGGACAAGGACGGCTTCTCGCTCGACGTCAGCCCCGAGCAGATCGACCAGGCCGCCGCCGACGTCATCTACTACTCCACCTACGGCGACGTGGACAAGGCCAAGGAGACGTCGATCACCGCCGGTCCGCTCTGGAAGAAGATCGGCGCGGTCAAGAACGACCAGGCGTTCAAGGTCGACGACAACCTCTGGATGCTCGGCATCGGCTATACGGGCGCGGGCCAGATCCTGGACACCATCGAGCAGAACGCGAAGAAGTAG
- a CDS encoding IucA/IucC family protein yields the protein MREAEWAEAGRRLLAGLVEEYANEGRFEPEPESGGHFRLTLGESRWTFRAAVRGEHGEHGERGAWRVEPGSVRRCSEGAEGSEGAEPETLLLDAGPTVLGWTGPALAEALRALTAARHSEAVRLSQALPAADLANLGRLELEAHRPPGAPGPLLTRGRPGPGFAASDVAAYAPESARAVRLSWAAVHEDLATYGSHGSHGGPAGAPGPGLSAARLLAEELDPRTYERFTAALDRACAASGLPAGAFHWLPVHPYQWDEVVAAHFAAYLADGRVVALGQSGDRYRPLASGDTYVNLDRPHRREVRLPLLPISPSQQPEPEQQPEPAPEPELERHHIRRPMAAVTVTHPLYASIPDAPPAFRNLLGAVWYPPVTALLRGRERARALSALLLTGSDGRALITELVARSGLSARAWLERLFAVLPQHGRYDGDAVVLFDGRSTPVGTAVTTVTPGDVSPPDQRPYVLGALARLAADHLDLPEADFWSLAEGSPGKRGVYLREPPM from the coding sequence ATGAGGGAAGCGGAGTGGGCGGAAGCGGGACGCCGGCTGCTGGCCGGGCTGGTGGAGGAGTACGCGAACGAGGGCCGGTTCGAACCGGAACCGGAATCAGGTGGGCACTTCCGACTGACGCTGGGAGAGTCGCGCTGGACGTTCCGGGCGGCGGTACGGGGCGAGCACGGGGAGCACGGCGAGCGCGGGGCCTGGCGGGTGGAGCCGGGGAGCGTACGCCGATGTAGCGAGGGCGCCGAGGGTTCCGAGGGCGCCGAGCCCGAGACACTGCTGCTGGACGCCGGCCCGACCGTACTCGGCTGGACCGGCCCGGCGCTCGCGGAGGCCCTCCGCGCCCTGACCGCCGCGCGGCACTCCGAGGCCGTACGGCTCAGCCAGGCGCTGCCCGCCGCCGACCTGGCGAACCTGGGCCGGCTGGAGCTGGAGGCCCACCGCCCACCGGGCGCCCCCGGGCCGCTGCTCACGCGGGGCCGCCCGGGTCCGGGCTTCGCCGCGTCCGATGTCGCGGCGTACGCGCCGGAGAGCGCGCGTGCCGTACGGCTGAGCTGGGCGGCGGTACACGAGGACCTGGCCACGTACGGAAGCCACGGGAGCCACGGCGGCCCGGCCGGCGCACCGGGACCGGGCCTGTCGGCCGCGCGGCTGCTGGCTGAGGAGCTGGACCCGCGTACGTACGAACGCTTCACGGCGGCGCTGGACCGGGCGTGCGCGGCAAGCGGACTGCCGGCGGGCGCGTTCCACTGGCTGCCGGTGCATCCGTACCAGTGGGACGAGGTGGTCGCGGCGCACTTCGCGGCGTATCTCGCGGACGGCCGGGTGGTGGCCCTGGGCCAGAGCGGGGACCGCTACCGGCCGCTGGCGTCGGGGGATACGTACGTGAATCTGGACCGGCCGCACAGAAGGGAGGTAAGGCTGCCGCTGCTGCCGATATCCCCAAGCCAACAGCCAGAACCGGAACAACAACCGGAACCGGCACCGGAACCGGAGCTGGAGCGCCACCACATACGGCGACCGATGGCGGCGGTGACCGTAACGCATCCGCTGTACGCGTCGATCCCCGACGCCCCGCCCGCCTTCCGGAACCTCCTCGGCGCGGTCTGGTACCCGCCGGTCACCGCGCTGCTGCGGGGCCGCGAGCGGGCACGCGCTCTGTCGGCGCTGCTGCTGACCGGCTCCGACGGCCGTGCGCTGATCACCGAACTGGTCGCCCGCTCCGGCCTGTCGGCGCGCGCCTGGCTGGAGCGCCTCTTCGCCGTACTGCCGCAGCACGGCCGGTACGACGGCGACGCGGTGGTGCTCTTCGACGGGCGGAGCACCCCGGTGGGCACGGCGGTGACGACAGTGACGCCGGGAGACGTCTCTCCTCCCGACCAACGGCCTTACGTATTAGGGGCGTTGGCGAGGCTGGCGGCCGACCACCTGGACCTGCCGGAGGCCGACTTCTGGTCCCTGGCGGAGGGGAGCCCCGGGAAACGCGGCGTTTACCTGCGTGAACCGCCCATGTGA
- a CDS encoding cation:dicarboxylate symporter family transporter yields the protein MTGTPTAASPVPPPSPSPSPAPSRGRARALLLSPFVQLIAAVALGVAVGAIWPDSADSLKLIADGFLKAIKMVISPLVFCVVVLGIAKAGDLRSVGRIGVKALIWFEVITTLALLLGLVVGNLVQPGAGFAGGHPKLDESAVDSKTAGAELPGLSGFLLDVIPTSLVGAFADNKLLQVLLLAVLAGAAILHLGRERVPLVLDLVDQTGELIFKVVAYVMKLAPVAAFGSAAYLIGQYGLSALSSYGKLIAACYGAALLFIVGLAVLMRLFTGLSLWRFLVYTRAEFSLAIATASSESVMPRMMQKLRGAGCGEAPTGVVLPTGYSFNLDGASIYLSMATLFMAQAVGVDLSLGQQLTVILVLMLTSKGMAGIPGSAFLALSATVAALDVLPLGAVALLLAADRLMDTMRVVTNLLGNCVATFVVARWEGMLDTDKAKAAFAGTSHAAQQPEALEQPLAPETTLSPAGR from the coding sequence ATGACCGGCACCCCCACTGCCGCATCGCCAGTGCCGCCACCGTCGCCATCGCCATCACCGGCGCCGTCACGGGGCAGGGCCCGCGCGCTGTTGTTGTCGCCGTTCGTCCAACTGATCGCGGCCGTGGCACTGGGGGTGGCCGTCGGCGCGATCTGGCCGGACAGCGCGGACTCGCTGAAGCTGATCGCGGACGGTTTCCTCAAGGCGATCAAGATGGTGATCTCGCCGCTGGTCTTCTGCGTCGTGGTCCTCGGTATCGCGAAGGCCGGGGATCTGCGGTCGGTCGGCCGGATCGGTGTGAAGGCGCTGATCTGGTTCGAGGTGATCACCACGCTGGCGCTGCTGCTCGGCCTGGTCGTGGGCAACCTCGTACAGCCCGGTGCCGGTTTCGCGGGCGGCCACCCGAAGCTGGACGAGAGCGCGGTCGACAGTAAGACGGCCGGGGCCGAACTCCCGGGCCTCTCGGGCTTCTTGCTCGATGTCATCCCGACGAGCCTGGTCGGCGCGTTCGCCGACAACAAGCTGCTCCAGGTGCTGCTGCTCGCCGTCCTGGCGGGCGCGGCGATCCTGCACCTGGGGCGCGAACGGGTGCCGCTCGTCCTCGATTTGGTCGACCAGACCGGTGAGCTGATCTTCAAGGTCGTCGCTTACGTGATGAAGCTGGCGCCGGTGGCGGCGTTCGGCTCGGCCGCGTATCTGATCGGTCAGTACGGGCTGTCGGCGCTCTCCTCGTACGGGAAGCTGATCGCCGCCTGCTACGGCGCGGCGCTGCTCTTCATCGTCGGACTCGCGGTCCTGATGCGGCTGTTCACCGGGCTGAGCCTGTGGCGCTTCCTCGTCTATACGCGCGCGGAGTTCTCGCTGGCGATCGCGACGGCGTCGAGCGAGTCGGTGATGCCGCGCATGATGCAGAAGCTGCGCGGCGCGGGCTGCGGCGAGGCGCCGACCGGGGTCGTCCTGCCCACCGGCTACTCGTTCAACCTGGACGGCGCCTCGATCTACCTGTCGATGGCGACGCTCTTCATGGCGCAGGCGGTGGGCGTCGATCTGTCGCTGGGCCAGCAACTCACCGTCATCCTCGTCCTGATGCTCACCTCCAAGGGCATGGCCGGCATCCCGGGCTCCGCGTTCCTCGCGCTCTCCGCGACGGTCGCCGCCCTGGATGTCCTCCCCCTCGGCGCCGTCGCCCTCCTCCTCGCGGCCGACCGCCTGATGGACACCATGCGCGTGGTCACCAACCTGCTCGGCAACTGCGTCGCCACCTTCGTGGTGGCGCGCTGGGAGGGCATGCTCGACACCGACAAGGCAAAGGCGGCTTTCGCGGGCACAAGCCACGCCGCCCAGCAGCCGGAGGCCCTGGAGCAGCCCCTGGCCCCGGAGACGACTCTCAGTCCAGCAGGCCGCTGA
- a CDS encoding endonuclease/exonuclease/phosphatase family protein: MNVPRLPTIQPGVRPDVQTEDRPTSRPPHRRLLAAATGLFLVGATLLTGCRLLGTDAVTPVPQLLAFLPWLLVPLTLAALATALLRWRTGMVWALVVLAATGWSVRTYDTDGDRSGDYAAAAHTGPAPDGPASTRLRVLTSNVEFGQGTLGLIDTIRREKPDLVFVQECEFVCARLLADRIPATDYPYRNVVTADRAAGSAILSVFPLTPAAGVKGTLAMPGSTARIGGRTVHLQLAHPLPPIPGMVDDWRRELGHLRTYAAATREDGAPVIVAGDFNATRDHAAFRALLKSGGLRTSALVAGAGRTPSWPAGVPRPLGAQIDHVLVSEDFSVRSARFIDLADTDHRSLLVTLDLPAADTDREPADAKREPADAEGPDAEPADAERPDSEPTEVQAR, encoded by the coding sequence GTGAACGTGCCCCGGTTACCCACCATCCAGCCCGGCGTCCGCCCTGACGTCCAGACCGAAGACCGGCCCACGTCCCGCCCCCCGCACAGGCGCCTGCTCGCCGCCGCCACGGGGCTCTTCCTCGTCGGCGCCACCCTTCTCACCGGCTGCCGCCTCCTGGGCACCGACGCCGTCACCCCCGTACCGCAGCTCCTCGCCTTCCTCCCCTGGCTGCTCGTGCCCCTCACACTCGCCGCGCTCGCCACGGCGCTGCTGCGCTGGCGTACGGGGATGGTCTGGGCGCTGGTGGTGCTCGCCGCGACGGGGTGGTCGGTCCGTACGTACGACACGGACGGCGACCGGTCCGGTGACTACGCCGCAGCCGCGCACACAGGCCCCGCCCCGGACGGCCCCGCCTCCACCCGTCTCCGCGTCCTGACCTCCAACGTCGAGTTCGGCCAGGGCACGCTCGGCCTCATCGACACCATCCGCCGCGAAAAGCCCGACCTCGTCTTCGTCCAGGAGTGCGAATTCGTCTGCGCGCGCCTCCTCGCCGACCGGATCCCGGCCACGGACTACCCGTACCGCAACGTCGTCACGGCCGACCGCGCCGCGGGCTCCGCCATCCTGTCCGTCTTCCCGCTCACCCCCGCCGCCGGTGTCAAGGGCACCCTCGCCATGCCGGGCTCCACCGCCCGGATCGGCGGCCGTACGGTCCACCTCCAGCTCGCCCACCCGCTGCCGCCCATCCCCGGCATGGTCGACGACTGGCGTAGGGAGCTGGGCCACCTCCGTACGTACGCCGCCGCCACCCGCGAGGACGGCGCCCCGGTCATCGTGGCGGGCGACTTCAACGCCACCCGCGACCACGCCGCCTTCCGCGCCCTCCTGAAGAGCGGCGGGCTGCGCACCAGCGCGCTGGTGGCGGGGGCGGGCCGGACCCCGTCCTGGCCGGCGGGCGTGCCCAGGCCGCTGGGGGCGCAGATCGACCATGTGCTGGTGAGCGAGGACTTCTCCGTACGGAGCGCCCGTTTCATCGACCTCGCGGACACGGACCACCGGTCGCTGCTCGTCACACTCGACCTCCCGGCGGCCGACACGGACCGGGAGCCGGCCGACGCGAAGCGGGAGCCGGCCGACGCGGAAGGCCCCGACGCGGAGCCGGCCGACGCGGAACGCCCAGACTCCGAGCCGACCGAGGTGCAGGCGCGGTAG
- a CDS encoding FUSC family protein has protein sequence MSDNGEGDDKTNGGTEKPDRSPRLAPPAWLLANLRPRPAPVPRAAVVRASVALAAPLAVGLATDRTDYGALVSMGALFAILGDTADAYRMRIFNIALPQLFGAVGVTIGTLVHGQGGWLAVVVLTLVALVSGMISSIGAVASVSGLLLLINAVVGAGLRLPDPWWLAPLLLSLGGLFVLALSLLAWPLRGREPERAAVARTYRALADLLEAAGRTPADSGTYDTKRQAVTDALNHAYDLVLARRAREHGRSAGLVRLLAQLNVVIPLVEATPAVHLTAGGRPLPAAVPAAVRELADAVATGRPGGPPPELPVPGTPAERAVDTALRHATAVVREAATGGTPTPTPTGSSTASATSTATSDTDDRLGRPDALRVRARRAARAVLFSAASWRYGLRLALCIGLAQALVSLVAVPRSYWVALTVTFILKPDYGSVFSRAVLRALGTVAGLVVAAAVLSATPRGWWDVVVMLVLAGIVPAVSAKGYAFQTAAITPVILLISDTLNHEGFDLVLPRFVDSMIGCAIALVAGYLLWPESWHTRVGTRLADAVDDTAEYVRSAFAPGADQPERVRQRRRIYRELSVVRTEFQRALTEPPPTGTRAMTWWPLVVAVERIVDATTAARVRIDHGARPPAPAEVAGVERQLRELAAAVRSSRTAVRARDRAQERARVRPDPHPHPYEAEANADTDAITEAANAHTHAETDERSPLAPLRHEVGAARAIVSTTWL, from the coding sequence ATGAGTGACAACGGCGAAGGCGACGACAAGACGAACGGGGGCACGGAGAAGCCGGACCGCTCCCCCCGCCTCGCCCCACCCGCATGGCTCCTCGCGAACCTGCGCCCCCGCCCCGCCCCCGTCCCCCGGGCCGCCGTCGTCCGCGCCTCCGTCGCCCTGGCCGCGCCCCTCGCGGTCGGTCTCGCCACGGACCGGACGGACTACGGCGCGCTGGTGTCGATGGGCGCGCTGTTCGCCATCCTCGGCGACACCGCCGACGCGTACCGGATGCGGATCTTCAACATCGCGCTCCCGCAGCTCTTCGGTGCCGTCGGCGTGACGATCGGCACGCTTGTCCACGGGCAGGGCGGCTGGCTCGCCGTCGTCGTGCTGACGCTGGTCGCGCTGGTCTCGGGGATGATCTCGTCGATCGGCGCGGTGGCCTCCGTATCGGGGCTGCTGCTCCTGATCAACGCGGTGGTGGGCGCGGGTCTGCGGCTGCCGGATCCGTGGTGGCTGGCGCCGCTGCTGCTCTCGCTGGGCGGGCTGTTCGTCCTCGCACTGTCGCTGCTGGCCTGGCCCCTGCGCGGCCGGGAACCGGAACGGGCCGCCGTCGCCCGGACGTACCGCGCGCTGGCGGACCTGCTGGAGGCGGCGGGCCGTACGCCGGCGGACAGTGGTACGTACGACACGAAACGCCAGGCCGTCACCGACGCCCTCAACCACGCCTACGACCTCGTCCTCGCCCGCCGCGCCCGCGAACACGGCCGGTCCGCCGGGCTCGTACGGCTGCTCGCCCAGCTCAATGTGGTCATCCCGCTGGTCGAGGCCACCCCCGCCGTCCATCTGACGGCCGGTGGCCGCCCGCTGCCCGCCGCCGTCCCCGCGGCGGTACGGGAACTGGCCGACGCGGTCGCCACCGGCCGCCCCGGCGGCCCGCCCCCGGAGCTGCCGGTGCCCGGGACACCCGCCGAGCGGGCGGTGGACACGGCGCTGCGGCACGCGACGGCGGTGGTACGCGAGGCAGCAACGGGCGGCACCCCCACACCTACGCCCACCGGCTCATCCACCGCCTCCGCCACATCCACCGCCACCTCCGACACCGACGACCGCCTCGGCCGCCCCGACGCCCTCCGCGTGCGCGCCCGCCGCGCCGCCCGCGCCGTCCTGTTCTCCGCCGCGTCCTGGCGCTACGGGCTGCGGCTCGCGCTCTGCATCGGCCTCGCCCAGGCGCTGGTCTCGCTGGTCGCCGTGCCGCGTTCGTACTGGGTCGCGCTCACCGTCACCTTCATCCTCAAGCCGGACTACGGCTCGGTCTTCTCGCGCGCCGTGCTGCGCGCGCTCGGCACGGTGGCCGGGCTGGTCGTCGCGGCGGCGGTGCTGTCGGCGACACCGCGCGGGTGGTGGGACGTGGTGGTGATGCTGGTGCTCGCGGGAATCGTCCCGGCGGTGTCGGCGAAGGGGTACGCGTTCCAGACGGCTGCCATCACCCCGGTGATCCTGCTGATCTCCGACACCCTCAACCACGAGGGCTTCGACCTGGTGCTCCCGCGCTTCGTGGACAGCATGATCGGCTGCGCGATCGCGCTGGTGGCGGGGTATCTGCTCTGGCCGGAGAGCTGGCACACCCGGGTCGGCACCCGGCTGGCGGACGCGGTGGACGACACGGCGGAGTACGTACGGAGCGCGTTCGCGCCCGGCGCCGACCAGCCGGAGCGGGTGCGGCAGCGCCGCCGTATCTACCGTGAACTCTCGGTCGTACGGACCGAGTTCCAGCGCGCCCTGACCGAACCCCCGCCCACCGGCACCCGGGCCATGACCTGGTGGCCGCTCGTCGTCGCGGTGGAGCGGATCGTGGACGCGACCACGGCGGCCCGCGTCCGTATCGACCACGGCGCCCGGCCGCCCGCCCCCGCCGAGGTGGCCGGCGTCGAACGCCAACTGCGCGAGCTGGCCGCGGCCGTACGGTCGAGCCGCACGGCGGTACGGGCCCGGGACCGGGCCCAGGAACGGGCACGGGTACGGCCTGATCCGCACCCACACCCGTACGAAGCCGAAGCCAACGCCGACACCGACGCCATCACCGAAGCAGCCAACGCCCACACCCACGCCGAAACCGACGAGCGGAGCCCCCTCGCCCCCCTGCGCCACGAAGTCGGCGCCGCCCGCGCGATCGTGTCAACGACCTGGCTGTGA
- a CDS encoding DUF2630 family protein has product MNFANPSGGDDAVLRNINDLVAEERALRDRSTESHGLTADDQQRLRSVEIRLDQCWDLLRQRRAKSEFGENPDEARLRPAGEVEGYQT; this is encoded by the coding sequence ATGAACTTCGCAAACCCCTCGGGCGGCGACGACGCGGTCCTCCGGAACATCAACGACCTGGTCGCCGAGGAACGCGCCCTCCGCGACCGCTCCACCGAGAGCCACGGCCTCACGGCCGACGACCAGCAGCGGCTGCGCTCCGTGGAGATACGGCTCGACCAGTGCTGGGACCTGCTGCGGCAGCGCCGCGCCAAGTCGGAGTTCGGCGAGAACCCGGACGAGGCGCGGCTGCGGCCCGCGGGCGAGGTCGAGGGATACCAGACCTGA
- a CDS encoding DUF7144 family membrane protein, with product MSTSSDFGTTSYGSGTGAHAERKAAWAVGGSILAGVLMVVTGATNILQGITGIRRDSFLDRVTGYAYRFNITSWGWIHFALGVLLLLAGLALLATRAKWARYVGMGIAALNLVAQFMYLPYKPVWAVVGMALSAYILWALASNHGLGSGART from the coding sequence ATGAGTACGTCGTCGGACTTCGGCACCACCAGTTACGGGTCCGGCACCGGCGCGCATGCCGAGCGCAAGGCCGCCTGGGCTGTTGGCGGCAGCATCCTTGCCGGTGTTCTGATGGTGGTCACCGGGGCGACCAACATCCTCCAGGGCATCACAGGCATCAGAAGGGACTCTTTCCTCGACCGGGTCACGGGCTACGCCTACCGGTTCAACATCACCTCGTGGGGCTGGATCCACTTCGCCCTCGGCGTCCTGCTTCTCCTCGCCGGGCTGGCACTTCTCGCCACCCGCGCGAAGTGGGCACGCTACGTGGGTATGGGGATCGCGGCACTGAACCTGGTCGCACAGTTCATGTACCTGCCGTACAAGCCGGTCTGGGCAGTCGTGGGTATGGCGCTGTCGGCGTACATCCTCTGGGCGCTGGCGAGCAACCACGGACTCGGATCCGGTGCAAGGACCTGA